Proteins encoded by one window of Paenibacillus sp. DCT19:
- a CDS encoding nitrilase-related carbon-nitrogen hydrolase — protein MMGKIKIALIQASHAIEGTASVDVHKEAAIQKHIAMVREAAAKGAQIIGLQEVFYGPYFCTEQSPKWYASAEQVPEGPTTQRFQALAKELGVVIILPVYEVEGIASYYNTAAVIDADGSYLGKYRKHHIPHVEAGEGTNGFWEKYYFKPGNLGYPVFDTAYARVGVYICYDRHFPEGARLLGLAGAEIVFNPSATVAGTSEYLWKLEQPAHAVANGYYVAAINRVGVESPWNMGEFYGQSYLVDPRGKMVAIGSRDRDEVIIGEMDTEVIREVRNVWQFYRDRRPETYEHLVHL, from the coding sequence ATTATGGGCAAAATCAAGATTGCTTTGATCCAAGCTTCACACGCCATTGAAGGCACGGCTTCCGTTGATGTTCATAAAGAAGCGGCAATACAGAAGCATATCGCCATGGTGCGGGAAGCTGCCGCCAAGGGAGCGCAGATTATTGGCTTACAGGAAGTATTCTACGGTCCGTACTTCTGCACGGAGCAGAGTCCGAAGTGGTATGCCTCTGCGGAGCAGGTACCCGAGGGACCAACGACACAACGTTTCCAAGCATTGGCGAAGGAGCTTGGGGTAGTCATTATTTTGCCGGTGTATGAGGTGGAGGGCATTGCTTCGTATTACAACACGGCAGCCGTGATCGATGCGGATGGATCGTACCTGGGGAAATATCGCAAACATCACATCCCGCATGTGGAAGCAGGTGAGGGTACGAATGGATTCTGGGAGAAGTATTATTTCAAACCTGGAAATCTTGGATACCCGGTGTTTGATACGGCTTACGCCAGAGTGGGCGTGTACATCTGTTATGACCGTCATTTCCCGGAGGGAGCGCGTCTGCTCGGATTAGCAGGTGCTGAGATTGTATTTAATCCTTCGGCAACGGTGGCAGGCACATCGGAATACCTGTGGAAGCTGGAGCAACCAGCACATGCGGTAGCCAACGGTTATTATGTTGCTGCGATCAATCGTGTAGGGGTGGAATCACCTTGGAATATGGGAGAGTTCTACGGTCAGTCCTATCTCGTTGATCCGCGTGGGAAGATGGTCGCCATCGGCAGCAGGGATCGGGATGAAGTGATTATTGGTGAGATGGATACCGAGGTAATCCGGGAGGTGCGCAATGTATGGCAATTTTACCGGGATCGGCGGCCTGAAACGTATGAACATCTCGTTCATTTGTAG
- a CDS encoding M20 family metallo-hydrolase, giving the protein MQTTEGITINQVRLDERIEQLSRIGRIVDTGVCRLALTPEDMEGIIQVRLWMEEAGLTTRLDAFGNLIGRLEGTDPSLPLLMLGSHIDSQPYGGRYDGAIGVLGALEAVQCLIEQGIQPLMSIDIVAFCDEEGSRFNKGLFGSRGITGQLEEGELERQDKHGVTRREALESFGCSPAQFAESVYPPGAIGAYLELHIEQGPVLESIDAPVGVVTGISGPLWLTVTMKGMAGHAGSVPMGMRHDALVGSAKVIAAFDEMVREDPSAPTVGTVGSLRVFPDSRNIIPEEVSFTVDLRDMEMSRRDRLEARFMQLLEDISKQHGLSYSLTVDTNSEPRYCAERIKSAIHSSAEAMGMTLPELMSGPFHDALALSHVCDYGMIFVRSKDGISHHPSEYSSPEDIALGTEVLYRTVRQMCNGHTIIDTFS; this is encoded by the coding sequence GTGCAGACGACTGAGGGAATCACCATTAATCAGGTTCGATTGGATGAGCGCATTGAACAATTATCTCGTATTGGACGCATCGTAGATACTGGTGTCTGTCGCTTAGCCCTAACACCGGAAGATATGGAAGGCATCATTCAGGTTCGTCTCTGGATGGAGGAGGCAGGGCTTACTACTCGGCTCGATGCCTTTGGTAATCTGATTGGTCGCTTGGAAGGTACAGACCCATCGCTTCCGCTACTTATGCTGGGCTCACACATCGATTCCCAGCCATATGGTGGTCGCTATGATGGAGCGATTGGAGTGCTCGGCGCGCTCGAAGCGGTTCAATGTCTAATAGAGCAAGGGATTCAGCCACTGATGTCCATTGATATCGTTGCCTTTTGTGATGAAGAGGGTTCGCGGTTTAATAAAGGCCTGTTCGGCTCCCGTGGGATAACCGGGCAGTTGGAGGAAGGTGAACTGGAGCGACAGGATAAGCATGGGGTGACGCGGCGAGAAGCGCTTGAATCCTTCGGCTGCTCCCCAGCACAATTTGCCGAATCGGTATACCCGCCTGGAGCGATTGGTGCATATCTGGAGCTGCACATTGAACAGGGACCTGTACTGGAATCGATAGACGCCCCCGTGGGTGTAGTGACCGGGATTTCTGGACCACTGTGGCTCACGGTGACTATGAAGGGAATGGCAGGTCATGCTGGATCGGTTCCGATGGGAATGCGGCATGATGCGCTTGTTGGCAGCGCCAAAGTCATTGCTGCGTTTGATGAGATGGTACGTGAAGATCCTAGTGCGCCTACGGTAGGAACAGTAGGGAGCCTGAGGGTATTCCCCGATTCGCGCAACATTATTCCGGAGGAAGTTAGCTTTACCGTAGATTTGCGGGATATGGAGATGTCACGCAGAGATCGGCTGGAAGCCCGGTTCATGCAGCTGCTGGAGGATATAAGCAAGCAGCATGGGCTGAGCTATTCGCTCACGGTCGATACCAACAGTGAGCCACGATATTGCGCGGAACGAATTAAATCTGCGATTCACTCATCGGCAGAAGCGATGGGAATGACATTACCCGAGCTGATGAGTGGGCCTTTCCATGATGCACTGGCATTATCACATGTATGTGATTACGGCATGATCTTTGTCCGCAGTAAGGACGGCATCAGTCACCATCCGAGTGAATACTCTTCGCCAGAAGATATCGCACTGGGCACCGAAGTGCTATATCGAACCGTTCGGCAGATGTGTAATGGTCACACGATTATCGACACATTTTCATAA
- a CDS encoding aspartate aminotransferase family protein produces MNSVDQQPQPVGGTKEEWLEKDRQYVWHHISPHNDHPMIAVSGEGSWIMDQDGSRYLDAMSGLWCVNVGHGREEIARSAYEQMKALAYVPMTQSHEPAILLAEKLNDWLEGEYRIFFSNSGSDANEVAFKIARQYHHQNGEPTRHKFISRHRAYHGNSMGALGATGQAARKIKYEPLGVGFTHVPPPYCYRCPFGKSKDGCGLECATIYEEVIRWEGPETVAAVIMEPVITGGGMIVPPPDYMRTVQEICERYGVLLIVDEVICGFGRSGQKFGHHNYGVKPDIVTMAKGMTSAYSPLSATAVRADMYDSFKEPGADTHFRHVNTFGGNPVSCRVALANLEIIERENLVSQAEWLGRLLREKLEPLLSLSVVGDIRSFGFACGIELIEADGAPARADRVMKVLASCKKDGILIGKNGDTVPGFANILTISPPFVTTEAELDLIAGSLLTALRNLDASSLDMNGEAITVQGGIRSADD; encoded by the coding sequence ATGAACTCTGTGGATCAGCAGCCTCAGCCAGTTGGAGGTACGAAGGAAGAATGGCTGGAGAAGGATCGTCAATATGTGTGGCATCACATCTCCCCGCATAACGATCATCCGATGATTGCCGTCAGCGGTGAAGGAAGCTGGATTATGGATCAGGATGGCTCACGTTATCTGGATGCAATGTCTGGATTATGGTGTGTGAACGTAGGTCATGGGCGGGAGGAAATTGCTAGAAGTGCCTATGAGCAGATGAAAGCACTCGCCTATGTACCGATGACCCAGAGTCATGAGCCGGCAATCCTGCTTGCAGAGAAGCTGAATGACTGGCTGGAGGGGGAGTATCGGATCTTTTTCTCCAACTCAGGTTCGGATGCCAATGAGGTAGCTTTCAAAATAGCCCGTCAGTATCATCACCAGAATGGTGAGCCTACGCGGCACAAGTTCATCTCTCGTCACCGTGCATATCACGGGAACTCTATGGGGGCACTTGGCGCTACAGGGCAAGCGGCTCGCAAGATCAAATATGAACCCCTCGGCGTTGGTTTCACTCATGTACCTCCGCCGTATTGTTACCGTTGCCCATTCGGTAAGAGTAAGGACGGATGCGGGCTCGAGTGCGCGACGATCTATGAAGAGGTCATTCGCTGGGAAGGGCCAGAGACCGTAGCCGCAGTTATTATGGAGCCGGTTATTACAGGGGGCGGCATGATTGTGCCTCCTCCGGATTACATGCGCACGGTACAGGAGATCTGTGAGCGCTATGGCGTGCTGTTGATCGTTGATGAGGTCATCTGTGGTTTTGGTCGCTCCGGGCAAAAGTTCGGGCATCACAATTATGGTGTGAAGCCTGATATCGTGACGATGGCGAAAGGCATGACCAGTGCGTACTCTCCATTATCGGCTACCGCCGTAAGAGCGGACATGTACGATTCGTTTAAGGAACCTGGCGCGGATACACACTTTCGTCATGTGAACACCTTCGGGGGCAATCCGGTGTCTTGCCGGGTAGCGCTGGCGAATCTGGAGATTATTGAACGCGAAAATCTAGTCAGCCAAGCAGAATGGCTGGGGCGATTGCTCCGTGAGAAGCTCGAACCGCTCTTGTCGCTTTCGGTGGTCGGTGACATTCGTTCCTTTGGATTCGCCTGTGGCATCGAATTGATTGAGGCGGATGGCGCTCCGGCCAGAGCTGATCGGGTGATGAAGGTACTCGCTAGCTGTAAAAAGGATGGCATTCTCATCGGTAAAAATGGGGATACCGTACCAGGGTTTGCAAATATTCTGACGATTTCACCGCCATTCGTCACAACGGAAGCAGAGCTGGATCTCATTGCAGGCAGCCTACTGACTGCACTACGTAATCTGGATGCAAGTTCATTAGACATGAACGGTGAAGCCATAACTGTACAAGGAGGAATTCGAAGTGCAGACGACTGA